The Pirellulales bacterium genome contains the following window.
CCCGGCAATCTGCTTGCCGCCTTCAAGGGCGCGGCGCGCTATATGGGCGTTCGTGGCAATGTCTTGGTCGCGATCGACTACTTCTTCGCCATGACCAGGCCGCAAGACTGGATGGGCGATGCGCGGCCGATCGTGTGGCCCAGCGCGCGTGAGCAAAGCGAAGCCCTCGGCCTTTCCCCGTCGGGCGTGAAGTTTCTCAACCGGCGCCT
Protein-coding sequences here:
- a CDS encoding helix-turn-helix domain-containing protein, with translation MLGSAFSELPAHPRHVSPVADSFRERYGRPPALDDKGLQPGNLLAAFKGAARYMGVRGNVLVAIDYFFAMTRPQDWMGDARPIVWPSAREQSEALGLSPSGVKFLNRRL